AGGCCGAGAACATCTATTACATCGGTGATCTGATCCAGCGCACTGAAACCGAGTTGTTGAAGACGCCGAATCTTGGTCGCAAATCACTTAACGAGATCAAGGAAGTGCTCGCCTCGCGCGGCCTGACCCTTGGCATGAAGCTGGAAAACTGGCCGCCGGCCGGGCTCGAAAAGCTCGGTTGATCGTTGTCAGGCCAGACTGAAAGAGGAATACGAACATGCGTCACCGTAATGGTCTTCGCAAGCTGAATCGCACCAGCGCTCACCGCCAGGCGCTCCTGCGCAACCTTTCGAACGCGCTGCTGCGTTACGAGGTGATCAAGACGACACTGCCGAAGGCGAAAGAACTTCGCCGTGTTGTCGAGCCGATTATTACCTTGGGCAAGAAGCCCAGCTTGGCGAATCGCCGCCTCGCGTTCGATCGCCTGCGCGACCGCGAGATGGTCGTCAAGGTCTTCGACGACCTGGGCCCGCGTTTCGCAAGCCGTAACGGTGGTTACCTGCGTATCCTGAAGTGCGGTTTCCGTGTTGGCGACAATGCGCCGTTGGCGCTGGTTGAACTGGTCGACCGCCCGGAAACGGCTGACGCTGCGGCG
This region of Niveibacterium umoris genomic DNA includes:
- the rplQ gene encoding 50S ribosomal protein L17 — protein: MRHRNGLRKLNRTSAHRQALLRNLSNALLRYEVIKTTLPKAKELRRVVEPIITLGKKPSLANRRLAFDRLRDREMVVKVFDDLGPRFASRNGGYLRILKCGFRVGDNAPLALVELVDRPETADAAAPVEA